From the Alteromonas sp. CI.11.F.A3 genome, the window AAGGCCCACAGCACATAAAGTCGAATTCGCTGGCAGACGGCACAGTCTGTCTTCCACCAGCTAAAATGGCGTGTTGGCGCATTTCGTTTATTCTGATCTTTACGCATAAACAGGCAAACAGATTAATAATAAATACAGTTTACCTGTTTATAACTCGTGTTGTTAGGCCAGATGTCGATAGCGGTATCGCTGAAATGCTGCCACCAAGGTGGGTGTGAACACTAACGATAATATGACAGAAAAGCCTACGCCACCGGCTAGCACGACCGCAAGGGGCGGCCAGAAGCTGCCTTCGCTGAAGAGTAATAGCGGGATTAACCCACCTACTGTCGTAAAGGTGGTGGAAAGAATGTGCCTGCTACAGCCCATAGTTTCCTGCACGATAGCAGCAATGTTTCCATGTTTAGCTTCTGTGTTTGCATTTATCGCCGCAATAACCACGATGGAGCCATTTATTGCAACCCCAATTAGCCCTGCAGATCCTAATAGGGGGTTAAAGCCTATCGGTAAACCTGATAACCATAAGCTAAACATGCCAAGTCCTACCGAGAGTATGGCTACCAATACAATCACCCCTGCCATACGCAAGCTCGTAAAGGTTAGAATTAGGGTAGTTAGCATAAGTACAAGGAGCACTGGCGCGTAAGTTCCTAGCTGCCCCATTGCCCGTCGCTGTTCGTCGGCATCTCCTGCAAGATGAATACGATACCCTTCTGGCAAGGCTAAGCTTTCGTTTAGCTTCTGTCTTAAAGTATTACTGGCATCAACAGGAGGAATATTCGGCAATAGGTAAGCCTGAATACGATTGACCCGCTCACCATCTTGGCGGGTAATACTGCTGATAGATGGTGCGAGTGTTAACGAAGCCACCGCACCTAACGACGACCAATTTATAGCGCTGTTTACCGAACTGTCCCCCGCCACGGGAATAGGCATGGCGTTTATGCCCGCGACATCTTGCCTGAAACTATCTGATAATCTCACCCGCACAGGAATTTCTTCCGTACTTTCCAACACTGAACCACCAGCAAGCCCTGAAAAGTTAATTTGCATCTGACTGGCTAAATCGGACAGGCTCAGGCCAAGGTACGACAATGTATCACTTGAAGCATCCACATTTAGTTCCGGCTCACCCATAGTGATACTCGCTGTTGATTGGGAAATTCCGGGCACTTGTGACATTAAAAATCGAACCTGCTGACCCAATTCATTCAAGATGTCTAAATCAGGCCCGAAGATTTCTACTTCTACCGGCGCAGCAATAGGCGGTCCTTGTCCAAAGGCGCGCACCACAATTTGAACTTCAGGGAAGGTATCATCAAGGTGACGTTGCAAACGGCTGATTAAATTCGCGGCCTCTTCTACTGTGTGTGTCGTGACTACAGCATTAGAAAAGTTGGGTAAATTATCCCGTGTCATGACTTGGTTGTAATATACCGATGGGGCAGAACCTCCTACTAACCATGTCACCTGCTTCACCCCTTCACTTTCGCGGATAACACTGTCGACTTTGTGGGTGTAAGTGAGGGTGTTATCTATGCTGCTACCCTCTTTTGTCCACATGTAAACTTCGAACTGATCTCTATCAGCACTAGGGAAAAATACGTTAGCCAGCGTGCCTGAAAGTACAAAACCAGAGATACAAAAAACAAGCACTAGCGGTAGAACTAAAATGGGTCGTGCAATCCACGCGGCTAAATGTACGCGAAACGCTTGGCTTAATTTAGGGGCTTGTAACCCTACTTGCCACCAATGTTTATTCCCTACATTCTCAGCTTCTTCTCCTTTAGGAAGAAAGCGAGCCGCTAATGCCGCTATTACGGTTAGGGATATAAACAACGAGCCAATTAATGCCATCACCACGCTTATAGCAATAGGCCCAACAAAATCACCAATATTACCGTTTAGCAGGAAAATAGGCATGAAGCCTAATATGGTGGTAAGTGTTGAGGCGAGTAAAGGCGCAAAAAGGTGAGAAACGCTTTTGGCCATCGCTCCAACGCGAGTAGCAGATGGGTCTTGTAAGTTAATCCGAATTTCATCGGTAATAACAATGGCGTTGTCGATTAACAGTCCGATGGCGATAATCATGCCGAAAATGGACATTTGGTGAATTTGTTCGTTATAAAAGTTTAAAGAGAACAGCGCAAAAGATGCACACAAAGGAAGCGCTAACCCCACAATCCATGACGCTTTAAACCCCATAAAGAGTAAAATAACTAACATGACTACCGCACAGCCCATCAATAGGTTGCCCGATAGTTCGGCTAGGCGATTGCCGGTATATTTATTCTGCTCAAAAGCGATGTCAGCTGTTACCGTGCCTTTGAATTCCTGATTAAAGCTATCCACCACGCTTAGCACATCGTTAGTCCATACATCGGCACGTAGCGAGGTTTGCATACGGGCAGCAACAAAGATAACTTCTTCTCCGTCGAGCACACCAATGTCAGAACGTGGCGTTACATAGCCGCGGGATACCTTTGCAACGTCTTCTACCCGTAAATAACGCCCCTCTTGATTAACCAATGGAATAGCAGACACCATCGCCACTCCGTCTAATCCTTTCGCCACAGTGAAGCGTAAATTTGTGCTTTCAGTGTCAAGCACACCTGCAGGAAGTTTAGGATCGGCGCTACTAATAATATTGCTGACTTGTCCAAGATTTAGGCCGGTGGCCGCGAGTTTATCCGGGGAGATACTTACGCTAATTTCTTCTTCCGGCGCACCATAAATACGCACTAACTCGGTGCCATGTACATTACGAAGTCTATCGGTGAGTTCTTCCGCTAACCGCCCCGTAAGAGTAAGCGATGTGGTATCGGGGTGTGAGGCTTTTAAAGCCAGTAATAACGTGAATGCCGTGGCTCCGCGCTTTTCATCAAAAATAGGCGAGCCTATACCTTCAGGGAAACCTGCTGATGCTTCGCCTATAGCGTCTCGTATTTCACTGAATAACTGTTCGTTACTACTGCTATCAATCCAATCTTGAGTTTCAATATTGATGACCGATATACCAGCTCTTGAAGTTGATTTAACTTCCTTTATTTCAAAGATTTCGCGTAGCTTATCTTCTATTACATCACTGACAAGGGCTTCCACCCTTTCTGCCGAAGCACCTGGGTAGGCAGTAATTACTAAGGCATTTCGGGTATCAATTCTAGGGTCTTCTAAACGCGGTAAGTTACCTAGCGCAGACATACCTGCGACAAGTAATATCACTAAGCTTAAAACGAGTAAGTGAGGGCGCCGGTAAAATAACGTATACCATGGATATTTTTTATCAGTATCAAATAGCATAGGGTTCATTGCGTTGCTCCCTCGGCGCTATTCACACTCCCCTCACTTAATTTAACCGATTGCCCTGGCGACAGCTTATGCGTACCACCTGTTACTAAGCGGTCGCCATCACTTAAGGCACCGCGTACAAAGGCACGCTCACCGTTGGTGTAAATAACTTCAACGGTTCTGCTTTCAAGGGTAAGTCCTTCTTGTTCTGTCACGACAAAGACTCGCCATAGGCCTCGTAAACCATTGCTAAGGGCACTAGCAGGTATCCAACTGCCGGTGCTATCGCCGTGACGTTGCCCTAATAAGGTAGCAAGATCGCCTGGTCTTAGGCCTGCATTGCTCGATAGATTTACGAGGATATCAACAGTACGGGTTTGTCTGTTGCGCACAGGGGAAAGCTGGCTCACCGTTGCTTCAATATTTAACGCATCAACATTAAGGGCTACCTTTTCACCTACCCGAAATAGAGAGACCATATCTGCTGGCACCGCAAAGCGAGCTTGTAAGGGAGCATCGCTAGTAAGACTCAGCAAGGCAGTCCCTGCCGCAACAACACTACCTTCATCAAAGTAACGCGCGCTAATTGTGCCTGAGAAAGGCGCGAGCAATTTTGTTTTAGTTTGCTCTACATCTAGACTTTCAATGCTTGCTTCAATTTCTTTTACCTGCGCACTGGCAGCAGCGGTATTGGCTTTAACCTCATCTAATCGTTGCGACGATTCTAGTTTTTTCTCCACCAGCACAGTGACCCGCTTTTCGCTTAGCTCTGCCAAGGTTAAATCTGCACGGGTACGTTCTAATGTTGCGTTTAATTCCACAAGGCGCGCAGTCAATCTGTCATTGTCTAGCTTGGCTAGTACCTCACCTTTTTGAACCGTATCCCCTTCATCAACGAAAATTGCCATGACTTGGCCACTGGTATCAAAAGACACATCAGCTGCTTTGGGAGATTCAATTAATCCATAAATTTTTACCGGCATTTCAAAACCGCTTTGCAGCGTAACTCGCTGAGTGGAAACCGCGGTAGGTGGATGGTCGGTGAGTGTTTGTGTGGCGCCATTAAGCCCGGCAGCAAACAGCAGAAGCGTTAATCCAACAACGAAGATAGTGATAGCAGCATACAATGCTGTCGATGCCCCTTTTCCTTGTTCAGTGGACTCAATTGTCATTTCATTTTCCTTGCTTCTGCAGGCCTATTAGCCGAGGCATATTTGGTATACTATTTTTACTATGCTAGATTATAAATACTAGACCGTCTAGTTTGATATTATAAATTTAAGTGAGATTCCATTGTCTGAGCAAAAAAACAAACGACAAGGCCGCCCAAAAAGCGAAGAAAAACATAACCTTATTCTTCATTCAGCGTCGTGCTTATTTATAGAGAATGGTTTCGCAAATACTTCAATGGACAATATTGCTAAGGCATCTGGGGTATCAAAACAAACGGTTTACTCTCATTTCGATAATAAAGACGCCTTGTTTAAGGCTGCTATTACAAAGAAGTGCCAATCTTACCAACTCGATACCAACCAATTGATGCAGGGCACAAATGCTAACCTACCGCTAAACCATTATTTAAAGCAGGTAGGTGCGCAATTCATCAGGTTAATTCAAGACCCAGAAGCGGTTGCTGTTTTCAGGCTGGTCATTGGTGAAGCGCAAAGCACCCCTCATGTAGCAAAACTATTTTATGATGCTGGGCCTGGTGCATCGATAGAAGCTTTCTCTGAAATGTTTTTCTTTTATGGCAAAGGCGCGCTAACGAAAGCTAACAGCGTACAGTTGGCCATAGACTATTGTTCATTGCTACAAAGTGAATTTCACAACAAATTGCTGTGCGGTGTACAGGTGGCAATGCCCGATAAAGCCATTAGCGCCCATGTAGAAATTGCTGTCGAGAAAACCTTACTGCTATTTAATACTTATTGTACAAATAAAGACGAATAACTCCCCCTCAAGACGGCGACGAAGGATTACTTATTTCCTCGTTTGTTATACACTACAGCCGTTTTCGTTGATGATTGAGTGACATATGTCTGACTTTACCGGTAACCACATTCTTTCGGTTAATCAATTCGATCGTGAGGCTATTGAGAAAGTATTCTCAGTTGCAGATTCTATGCAGCCTTATGCGAAACGCCAAAAGCGCACCACTGTGCTTGAAGGCGCTATTCTTGGTAATTTATTTTTCGAACCTAGCACCCGTACTCGCGTCAGTTTCGGTACTGCGTTTAACCTTTTAGGTGGCGAAGTACGTGAGACCACCGGCATGGCGAGTTCAGCTTTAGCTAAAGGCGAATCACTCTATGATACCGCCCGCGTACTAAGCGGTTACTCAGACATTATTGCCATGCGTCACCCTGCTGCCGGATCGGTAGCCGAGTTTGCAGAAGGCAGTCGTGTACCAGTGATTAACGGTGGTGATGGCGCTAATGAACACCCTACTCAAGCCTTGCTCGACCTATTCACCATTAAACGTGAACTGGAATATCATGGGCATGGTATTGACGGATTGCATATCGCCATGATTGGCGACCTTCGTTATGGCAGAACCGTACACTCGTTATCTCGCCTATTGTGCTTATTTAAAAATGTGCGCTTTACGCTAATATCTCCCAAAGAGTTAGCCATGCCACAGCCGATTATCGATACAATTGAAAATGCGGGGCATCAGCTCAATATTACTGAAACACTTGAAGGCAGTATGGATGCCGACATTTGTTACCAAACCCGCATTCAGGAAGAGCGCTTTCCTTCTCAAGAAGAAGCGAATAAATACCGTGGAAAATTTCGTTTAAACCACTCTATTTATACTCGCCATTTCCAGTCTAAAACCGTCATTATGCATCCACTTCCTCGGGATTCTCGTATAGAGGCTAACGAGTTAGATAACGACCTAAATTTAAATCCAAACCTTGCCATATTCAGACAAACTGACAACGGTGTTCTAGTACGCATGGCGCTATTTGCGCTTACGTTAGGCGTTGAAGAGTTATTGACTAAATATGAACGTGAAGTGGTATGGTTCAGCAACAAGAGCAATGAATTACATGCAAAAATCTGAAGTCCTTTTTACCCGCGCCCAAAAAACAATTCCTGGCGGTGTTAATTCTCCCGTTCGCGCCTTTAAAGCCGTTGGCGGAACACCTCGCTTTATTACCAAGGCTGATGGCCCTTACATGTGGGACGCCGACGGTAAACAGTATATCGATTACGTGCAATCATGGGGTCCCATGGTATTGGGTCATAACAACCCACAAATTCGTCAAGCAGTCATCGATGCCTCTGAATTCGGCCTTTCATTCGGTGCGCCTACCGAGGCTGAAATCATTATGGCTGAAACAGTCAGTAAATTGGTGCCGTCGATGGAAATGGTACGCATGGTAAATTCAGGAACTGAAGCCACCATGTCGGCTATTCGCTTATCTCGTGGCTACACGGGTCGCAATAAAATCGTTAAATTTGAAGGCTGTTACCACGGCCATGCCGACTCTTTGCTAGTAAAAGCAGGTTCTGGGGCATTGACCATGGGCGTGCCAAGCTCTCCTGGGGTACCCGCTAACGTGGCCGAGCACACCCTTACTGTCGAATATAACAATATCGATAGTGTAAAAGAGGTGTTTAATGCTCACGGAAACGACATTGCCTGTATAATTGTTGAGCCAGTTGCTGGTAATATGAACTGTATTCCACCTGTTGAAGGCTTTTTAGAAGGTCTTCGTGAAGTGTGTGACGAATACGGTAGTCTTCTGATATTTGATGAAGTGATGACTGGTTTTCGGGTATCCCGCGGCGGAGCCCAAGAACGTTATGGCATAAAACCCGACTTAACTTGCTTAGGTAAAGTAATTGGCGGCGGAATGCCGGTAGGTTGCTTTGGTGGTAGAAGAGACATTCTTACCCATATTGCCCCTACAGGTCCTGTTTACCAAGCTGGTACGCTTTCTGGTAACCCAGTGGCGATGGCAGCCGGTTTGGCCGCCATGCAGCAAATTCAAGAAGAAGGTCTTTACGAAGGCATCTTTGAAAATACCCAAGCGCTCGCTGATGGTATGCAAGCTCTTGCCAATAAGCATGGCATTAAACTAAGTACTAATGTTGCCGGCAGTATGTTTGGGATATTCTTTACCGACATTGAGCGCGTTACTAATTATCAGCAGGCCATTAACTGCAACACAGAGCAGTTCAACAAATTTTACCACGGCATGTTGGAGCAAGGTGTTTACTTGGCACCTGCCTCATACGAAGCTGGATTTGTATCGAAAGCGCATGATAAGGATATCATTGCTAAAACTTTAGAAGCAGCTGACAAGGTGTTTGCAATGCTCAAATAACAATAATGGATAGGTATTTTGACGACAACGGATTGGTTACTACTAAGTGTCTTGTTTTTAGTTTTTGCTTACAGTGTTGTCGTTACCGCTGTGCTGGTGAAGTATCGCCGGCACAGACTCAATAGACTTGTATACCGACAACGAGTTAGAGCAAAATTAAAATCAGATCCCTCAACCGATCAGCATAATCAACACGTTGCTGATGAAGCGTTAAAGTTATCTCAAGCCTTTCAAAAGTTCGTCCCCCAACAGTTTATCGACCACATTACAAAAACCGGTTCAGGCCATATTGAGCTTGGTTATGCCGATGAGCAAGATGTGGCAATTCTTTTTTGCGACATCCGCGGGTTTACCGGCTTATCAGAAAAAATGCGTCCTCAGGAACTCATGGGTTTTCTCAACTCGTATTTTCTGCGTATGAATAAACCCATCCACGAGAACGGCGGGTTTATCGATAAGTTTATCGGCGATGCCATGATGGCATTGTTTGATCACCCTGGTGGTACTCCGCAAGATAAAGCAATTGACGCGATTAACGCTGCGATGGAATTACGCAAAACCCTCGATTTTTATAATATTCGTCGTAAACGTAAGGGCTTTGTTCCCATTAATGTGGGCGTGGGAATACATTATGGTCCTGTGGTAATGGGAACGGTAGGTTCCGACGATAGAATGGATACCACAGTTATTGGCGACAGCGTTAATATTGCCTGTCGTTTAGAAGCGCTAGCGCCAAAATACGGTGCTGACATTATTGTCAGTGCACAAGTACTTGAAGGAATGGGAGATAAGTTCCCTATTAAAACACGGCTTCTTGACTGGGTTCGGGTAAAAGGGCGCAAATCCCCCATCCGAATTTATGAAGTGCTTAGCCATTTGCCATATGAACAGCAGGAAGAACGGTTTTCGGTTCAATCTAAAATCGCCGCTGGCTTAGCTTGTCGAATAGATAAAGAGTGGGATTTGGCCATCGCGCACTTTGAAGCGGCGCTAGCTATTCTTCCTCAAGATTCCTTGGCAAAGCACCACATCGATGTGTGTCGTATATATCAAAACATGCTGCTGCCAGATGACTGGGATGGCGCGTTAAATATTCAGTAACGCCTCACCGAGGTTATTCAGATTCTGTATTTTTCGCCTGCTCGCGAATAAAGGTTACAGACGGCGCAAAAAAGGCAGCACCTGTTTCCGCATTGGTGAAATCTAACCAGCGGTCGTAATCTCCGTCACCATTGCCATATATTTGGCTATGCAGCATAGCTTTAAAGGGTCTAGCACTGGCCGAACAACTTACAAACAGCAGCCCTTGCGACACCATATCGCCATAAGGCATACCTTGTTTTATCAGCCCTGCTTTACCACTTTCAGTGGTAATTATGTTGGCGCGTACACTATGAGAAGATTCAGATTGTTCTGCACTCACCAAGTTATGCTGCTGAGTTGTCCCCATCACTTGTTCTTGCTGCCGTGATGAGAGGCTGTGCCAACGGCGTAAGTCATGCTTGTAGCGCTGTACGTGAAGATAACTTCCACCGCTAAAATCAGGATCGTTTTCGCTTACGATGGCAACCTCTCTGCGCTTCATTCCACGCGGGTTGTCAGCAGCATACAAGTACCCGGTAAGATCCCGTCCATCGAGGTAACGAAAACCACGTATTTGTTCTACCATTTCTACGTGTAATCGCAGTAAATCCATCACTTCGATACCGATGGCATGACAAATATCTAACCGATCAGCCCTAATTTGAATAAACAAATCACAGGGCATAGTAGGCGCACTTCTGTCCTCACACTGCATATCAGGGAAAGGCATCAGTTCTACTGGAATTAACCCTGGGTACACTTCAGTCCAATAACCGGTTCCAATTGCCACAACGCCGGTCACCATGGCTTCGTAGTGCTCTGACTCAAAGTGTTCGAATATATCCAACACCCGGGCAAGCTTCGCCCTTACCGCCTCACAATCGTCATCAATAACGTTAAGCAGTAAATATTGCGCATGTAAATTAGGTTCTGCGCAAATCCCTTTTTGTGGTTGTGTCATGGGCACTCTTATTGTTATTTAACCATGGCGAACAATGAAACAAGTGTGTATTAATAACCCGCTGCTTGTCCATCTTTTCGGCTTTCAGAAGCCCCAAAGTAAACCTTTCGCTTATCATCCCACATTATGGCTTGATAACCCCCAAAAGCGCCAACAACACGCTGCAATGTGTGTCCCCGCTCCATTAACTCTCGCTGCACTGTTTCATCGAAGCCAGATTCAAGGCTGATATAACCGCCATCACGCATCAACTTACCCGTTGGAGTACTAGAGCCACTATGTAAAATACGCGGCGCATCACCAGCTTCTTGTAAATTCATGCCGAAATCGAGCATATTCACGATAATTTGTGCATGCATTTGAGGCTGTGTGCCTCCGCCCATAACGCCAAAGCTTAAAAACGGCGCACCATTACGAGTAACAAATGCAGGGATAATTGTATGAAATGGGCGCTTTTCAGGCTTAAGTTCGTTGAAATGCCCTTCTTCTAGCGTAAACATCTCACCTCGATTTTGTAGTACAAAACCAAGCCCTGGCGGTGTCATACCTGACCCCATACCGCGATAATTACTTTGAATGAGCGATACCATGTTACCGTCTTTATCGGCCACCGTTAAATAAACTGTATCGCCATCGTAAATACCTGCATCTACACGCTTTGCGGCCCTATCATCGTTAATAAGCTGCTGGCGTTTGGTGGCGTAATCTTTGGAAATTAACCACTCAACGGGAATGTCATTAAATGCGGGATCAGCATAAAATTTTGCGCGATCTTCAAACGCTAACTTTTTAGCTTCTACGAAGGTGTGGATGTAATCAGCAGAATTAAACCCCATGCCTTCAATGTCGTAGCGCTCTAATACATTGAGTATTTGTAATGCCGCAATGCCCTGCCCATTAGGGGGAAGCTCCCATACATCGTAGCCACGATAATTCGCCGATACCGGTTCTACCCACTCTGACGTATGCGATGCTAAATCGGCATAAGAAAGATAGCCACCTTGGGATTTCATATAGGCATCAATATTTTGCGCAATGTCACCCTTATAAAAAGCATCTCGCCCACCAGTTGCAATTTTTTCGTAGGTTACCGCAAGACCAGGGTTCTTAAATACATCCCCTTTTTTAGGGACTTTTCCATTAATAAGAAACGTTTCTGCAAAACCATCGTAATGACCAATTCTGTCATTGTTCATTGCTAAATAATAAGCAACCAGTTCAGAAACTGGAAAGCCATTCTTTGCATATTCAATGGCCGGCGTAAGCAAAGCCGTCATAGGCAATTTGCCAAACTTTTCATGGAGCATAAACCAGCCATCTACTGCCCCAGGCACAGACACTGGCAGTGGGCCGAATTTAGGTATTTGCGCTAAACCTCTATCGTTAAACACTTGTTTGGTCAGTAGCTTTGGAGAGCGGCCCGATGCGTTCAACCCAACTAACTTGTTTTCCTTGGCATCCCATACCATTGCGAATAGATCGCCGCCTACACCTGCCCCTGTAGGTTCAACAAGCCCCAGCATAGCGTTCGCAGCAATGGCAGCATCTACGGCGCTTCCGCCGCGTTTAAGCACGTCCAGAGCCACTTGGGTTGCAAGCGGTTGGCTCGTAGCGGCCATACCATGTTGCGCAATAACTTCTGAACGACTCGCAAAAGGCGCGCCGGTAACTCTATCGTACCCATAAGCCATTTGACTGACACACAGTAGTAACAAACATCGCAACAGCATGATTTATTATCCTAATAAGAGAACAAACCTAATTTAGCATTATTGCTAACTAAGTAAATTATCAATAGTTTAGCGTTATTTTTAACTTTATGAAAAACGAAAAAAGCCCCGCAGATGCGGGGCTTAAGATTGGTGATACAGGCATTATCGTTATTATAAGTAATTTTGCCTGTTCAGACTTCCTTACGTACGGCCGTTGGTGAAGTCAGGATAAGCTTCCAGACCACATTCACTCATATCAACACCGTCGAATTCTTCTTCTTCAGTTACACGAACACCAATGACGGCTTTAATCGCTAACCAAACAACTAGGCTTACTACAAACACCCAAACAAAGATGGTAGCAGCACCAATTAACTGACCAACGATGCTTGAACCGTCGTTAGTGAATGGAACAAGGATAAGACCAAGTAGACCAACAACACCGTGAACAGAGATAGCACCTACTGGATCATCAATTTTAAGTTTATCTAACGCTACAATGCTTAGTACTACTAAGATACCACCAAGGCCGCCGAATAAGGTTGCTTGTAGTGGCGTAGGAGTAGAAGGCTCAGCAGTAATAGCAACCAAACCAGCTAGTGCACCGTTAAGGGCCATAGTTAGGTCGGCTTTGCCAAACATAATGCGTGCTAAGATAAGCGCTGCAATACAACCACCCGCTGCTGCTGCGTTAGTATTCATAAATACAATCGCTACCGCGTTTGCACTTTCAACTGTTGCAGTAGCTAGTACTGAACCACCGTTAAAGCCAAACCAACCCATCCATAAAATGAATGTACCTAGTGTAGCTAGTGGAAGGTTAGCACCTGGAATAGCGTTAACTTTACCATCAGCAGTATATTTGCCTTTACGAGCGCCAAGTACCAATACACCAGCTAATGCTGCGGCAGCACCTGCCATGTGAACAATACCCGAACCTGCAAAGTCAGAGAAGCCAAGGTCACCAAGGGTGTACATGCCAAATACAGCTTCGCCGCCCCACGTCCAAGCACCTTCCATAGGATAGATGAAACCAGTCATTACAACAGCAAACGCTAAGAAAGCCCAAAGCTTCATACGCTCAGCCACTGCACCCGAAACAATAGACATTGCCGTTGCAACGAATACCACTTGGAAGAAGAAATCAGCAGAAGGTGCATACGTTGCTGCATCTTCAGCAACACCTGTTGCGCCGTCACCCATAATTCCACCTAGGAACGGGCTCCACTCGCCGCCACCATACATGATGCCGTAGCCGCAAATCATATACATGGTGCTAGCAATGGCAAATAACGCGATATTTTTAGTTAGAATTTCTGTCGTGTTTTTAGCGCGTACCAAGCCAGCTTCTAGCATGGCGAAACCTGCCGCCATCCACATAACTAGTGCACCGCAGATTAAGAAGTAAAAGGTATCTAGTGCATACCCGAGTTCAAATGTAATTTCCATTATGCTTTTCTCCGCAAATTAATCGTTTTGGCTTACAACGCGTCTGTGTCTGACTCGCCAGTTCGAATACGTACGGCTTGTTCAAGGTTGTAAACAAATACCTTACCGTCACCAATCTTGCCAGTCTTGGCTGCGCCAACGATGGCTTCTACCAAGCGATCTACCTGGTCGTCCTGAACAGCAATTTCCAGTTTGACTTTAGGTAAGAAATCCACTTGATATTCCGCTCCGCGGTAAAGTTCAGTGTGTCCTTTTTGACGTCCGAAACCTTTCACTTCGGTAACGGTAAGACCGTCAATTCCGATTTCTGAAATGGCTTCACGAACATCATCTAGCTTGAACGGCTTGATGATCGCTGTGACTAGTTTCATGAGTTGCTCCCAGTTTTTGTAATGGTTGTTTTGCACATTTCGTGTCTTGTACAGGGAAGTAAACCAAGAGATGTGCCACAAATAATTAGCAATTAAAAACAATAAGTTAACTAAAACGTGATGCATTTTGTTTACATTTATCGCACCATCATGGTGCATTGCGCCATCAATGCCCGATTTTAGAGCGTGGTGAGTTAAATTAACTGAAAATAGCGATGAAATTAGGATGGAACTAATTGGTGACCTTGCGGGTCAGTTATTAGGTATGACAATTATCACACCTATTATAGCGCCTGAGTATGTGCCTGAACGTGCGCAGGTTTTTAATGCGAATAATAAGAGGAAGCTCGCAAAAGGCTTACTTATCTCAACCCTTTTACACCTGATTGGGTTAGTCATAGTGATCTTCTCTACTACGTTTGAAAG encodes:
- the ggt gene encoding gamma-glutamyltransferase, producing MLLRCLLLLCVSQMAYGYDRVTGAPFASRSEVIAQHGMAATSQPLATQVALDVLKRGGSAVDAAIAANAMLGLVEPTGAGVGGDLFAMVWDAKENKLVGLNASGRSPKLLTKQVFNDRGLAQIPKFGPLPVSVPGAVDGWFMLHEKFGKLPMTALLTPAIEYAKNGFPVSELVAYYLAMNNDRIGHYDGFAETFLINGKVPKKGDVFKNPGLAVTYEKIATGGRDAFYKGDIAQNIDAYMKSQGGYLSYADLASHTSEWVEPVSANYRGYDVWELPPNGQGIAALQILNVLERYDIEGMGFNSADYIHTFVEAKKLAFEDRAKFYADPAFNDIPVEWLISKDYATKRQQLINDDRAAKRVDAGIYDGDTVYLTVADKDGNMVSLIQSNYRGMGSGMTPPGLGFVLQNRGEMFTLEEGHFNELKPEKRPFHTIIPAFVTRNGAPFLSFGVMGGGTQPQMHAQIIVNMLDFGMNLQEAGDAPRILHSGSSTPTGKLMRDGGYISLESGFDETVQRELMERGHTLQRVVGAFGGYQAIMWDDKRKVYFGASESRKDGQAAGY
- a CDS encoding ammonium transporter, which gives rise to MEITFELGYALDTFYFLICGALVMWMAAGFAMLEAGLVRAKNTTEILTKNIALFAIASTMYMICGYGIMYGGGEWSPFLGGIMGDGATGVAEDAATYAPSADFFFQVVFVATAMSIVSGAVAERMKLWAFLAFAVVMTGFIYPMEGAWTWGGEAVFGMYTLGDLGFSDFAGSGIVHMAGAAAALAGVLVLGARKGKYTADGKVNAIPGANLPLATLGTFILWMGWFGFNGGSVLATATVESANAVAIVFMNTNAAAAGGCIAALILARIMFGKADLTMALNGALAGLVAITAEPSTPTPLQATLFGGLGGILVVLSIVALDKLKIDDPVGAISVHGVVGLLGLILVPFTNDGSSIVGQLIGAATIFVWVFVVSLVVWLAIKAVIGVRVTEEEEFDGVDMSECGLEAYPDFTNGRT
- a CDS encoding adenylate/guanylate cyclase domain-containing protein, which codes for MTTTDWLLLSVLFLVFAYSVVVTAVLVKYRRHRLNRLVYRQRVRAKLKSDPSTDQHNQHVADEALKLSQAFQKFVPQQFIDHITKTGSGHIELGYADEQDVAILFCDIRGFTGLSEKMRPQELMGFLNSYFLRMNKPIHENGGFIDKFIGDAMMALFDHPGGTPQDKAIDAINAAMELRKTLDFYNIRRKRKGFVPINVGVGIHYGPVVMGTVGSDDRMDTTVIGDSVNIACRLEALAPKYGADIIVSAQVLEGMGDKFPIKTRLLDWVRVKGRKSPIRIYEVLSHLPYEQQEERFSVQSKIAAGLACRIDKEWDLAIAHFEAALAILPQDSLAKHHIDVCRIYQNMLLPDDWDGALNIQ
- a CDS encoding Dyp-type peroxidase, which codes for MTQPQKGICAEPNLHAQYLLLNVIDDDCEAVRAKLARVLDIFEHFESEHYEAMVTGVVAIGTGYWTEVYPGLIPVELMPFPDMQCEDRSAPTMPCDLFIQIRADRLDICHAIGIEVMDLLRLHVEMVEQIRGFRYLDGRDLTGYLYAADNPRGMKRREVAIVSENDPDFSGGSYLHVQRYKHDLRRWHSLSSRQQEQVMGTTQQHNLVSAEQSESSHSVRANIITTESGKAGLIKQGMPYGDMVSQGLLFVSCSASARPFKAMLHSQIYGNGDGDYDRWLDFTNAETGAAFFAPSVTFIREQAKNTESE
- the hemL gene encoding glutamate-1-semialdehyde 2,1-aminomutase; amino-acid sequence: MQKSEVLFTRAQKTIPGGVNSPVRAFKAVGGTPRFITKADGPYMWDADGKQYIDYVQSWGPMVLGHNNPQIRQAVIDASEFGLSFGAPTEAEIIMAETVSKLVPSMEMVRMVNSGTEATMSAIRLSRGYTGRNKIVKFEGCYHGHADSLLVKAGSGALTMGVPSSPGVPANVAEHTLTVEYNNIDSVKEVFNAHGNDIACIIVEPVAGNMNCIPPVEGFLEGLREVCDEYGSLLIFDEVMTGFRVSRGGAQERYGIKPDLTCLGKVIGGGMPVGCFGGRRDILTHIAPTGPVYQAGTLSGNPVAMAAGLAAMQQIQEEGLYEGIFENTQALADGMQALANKHGIKLSTNVAGSMFGIFFTDIERVTNYQQAINCNTEQFNKFYHGMLEQGVYLAPASYEAGFVSKAHDKDIIAKTLEAADKVFAMLK
- the glnK gene encoding P-II family nitrogen regulator, which encodes MKLVTAIIKPFKLDDVREAISEIGIDGLTVTEVKGFGRQKGHTELYRGAEYQVDFLPKVKLEIAVQDDQVDRLVEAIVGAAKTGKIGDGKVFVYNLEQAVRIRTGESDTDAL